In Amycolatopsis coloradensis, one genomic interval encodes:
- a CDS encoding ArsB/NhaD family transporter yields MSAAVAIVVFVVAYLFIATEKIPKMVTALAGAGIVLGLGVLDSEDAFYSHDTGVDWDVIFLLLGMMIIVGVLRKTGVFEFTAIWAAKRAKGSPLRIMLLLVLITAVASAFLDNVTTVLLMAPVTLLVCDRLDIKPVPFLIAEVMASNIGGAATLIGDPPNIIIGSRAGLTFNDFLVNMAPIVAIELVVFCLVLPRLFRGSFTVAPERVADVMALNEREAIHDKKLLIKCGVVLLAVFTAFIGHSIFHIEPSVVALLGAGVLVLLSQTKPKEYLASVEWETLLFFAGLFIMIGALVKTGVIGDLAKLAADATGGNALLAVMLILGVSALLSGVVDNIPYVATMSPLVLGLTNDIADPTHSEALWWSLALGADFGGNATAIGASANVVVLGIAARAGSPISFWEFTKKGVIVTLITVLVAAPYLWLRYFVLA; encoded by the coding sequence ATGAGCGCCGCCGTCGCGATCGTCGTTTTCGTGGTGGCGTACCTGTTCATCGCCACCGAGAAGATCCCGAAGATGGTCACCGCCCTCGCCGGCGCGGGCATCGTCCTCGGCCTCGGCGTGCTCGACTCTGAGGACGCCTTCTACTCCCACGACACCGGTGTCGACTGGGACGTCATCTTCCTCCTGCTCGGCATGATGATCATCGTCGGAGTCCTCCGGAAGACCGGCGTCTTCGAGTTCACCGCGATCTGGGCGGCGAAACGCGCCAAGGGATCGCCGCTGCGTATCATGCTCCTGCTGGTCCTCATCACCGCGGTCGCTTCGGCGTTCCTGGACAACGTCACCACGGTGCTGCTAATGGCACCCGTGACCCTGCTCGTCTGCGATCGGCTGGACATCAAGCCGGTGCCCTTCCTGATCGCGGAGGTCATGGCCTCGAACATCGGCGGCGCCGCGACCCTGATCGGCGACCCGCCCAACATCATCATCGGCAGCCGCGCCGGCCTGACCTTCAACGACTTCCTCGTCAACATGGCACCGATCGTGGCGATCGAGCTGGTCGTCTTCTGCCTTGTCCTGCCGAGACTGTTCCGCGGTTCCTTCACCGTCGCCCCGGAACGGGTTGCCGACGTCATGGCCCTCAACGAACGCGAAGCCATCCACGACAAGAAACTCCTCATCAAATGCGGCGTCGTGCTCCTGGCCGTCTTCACCGCGTTCATCGGCCACTCGATCTTCCACATCGAACCCTCGGTCGTCGCCCTCCTCGGCGCCGGAGTGCTCGTCCTGCTGTCCCAGACCAAACCGAAGGAATACCTCGCCAGCGTCGAATGGGAAACCCTGCTGTTCTTCGCCGGCCTGTTCATCATGATCGGCGCCCTCGTCAAGACCGGCGTCATCGGTGACCTCGCGAAACTCGCCGCCGACGCCACTGGAGGCAACGCGCTGCTCGCCGTCATGCTCATCCTCGGCGTATCAGCACTTTTGTCCGGCGTGGTCGACAACATCCCCTACGTCGCCACCATGAGCCCGCTGGTCCTCGGCCTCACCAACGACATCGCCGACCCCACCCACTCCGAAGCCCTCTGGTGGTCCCTCGCCCTAGGAGCCGACTTCGGCGGCAACGCCACCGCCATCGGCGCCAGCGCCAACGTCGTCGTCCTCGGCATCGCCGCCCGCGCCGGAAGCCCCATCTCCTTCTGGGAATTCACCAAGAAAGGCGTCATCGTCACCCTGATCACCGTCCTCGTCGCCGCGCCCTACCTCTGGCTCCGCTACTTCGTCCTGGCATAG